Proteins encoded within one genomic window of Candidatus Nezhaarchaeota archaeon:
- a CDS encoding MBL fold metallo-hydrolase: MFIAKTPMIWPPRQVNTYIVKGANESLIIDAGPNLLLSQAVLYRNLRRINVDLKRSMFLATHLHVDHFGLIERLADGSKIYVGHREVEHLFEEERVKDVLVFAIENGFPESRAALITKFMSKRHVKKSLKLIPLRDGDVIEVDDYRFKCIETPGHTCGHICLYDQEKRMFISGDHILKDITPNISSWSYEEDVLSTYLHSLKRTYEIDAHLVLPGHGSTFIGLRKRVLELINHYKCRLLEILNVIGHRSCNAYWITTKIKWDKQPSFWNHVLNLQEWLAFGETLACLNFLVKLGVVERRMLRNKAFYNIVNINAFEELNNFFSRLYSMLTPQEVNKGSCSTS, encoded by the coding sequence TTGTTTATTGCTAAGACCCCAATGATTTGGCCGCCGAGACAAGTCAATACGTATATAGTGAAAGGCGCTAATGAGAGTCTAATAATAGACGCAGGCCCCAACCTCCTCTTAAGCCAAGCGGTGCTCTATAGAAACTTAAGGAGGATAAATGTGGACTTGAAGAGGAGCATGTTCCTCGCAACACATTTGCATGTAGATCACTTCGGTTTAATAGAGAGACTTGCAGATGGCTCTAAGATCTATGTGGGTCACAGAGAAGTGGAGCATCTCTTTGAGGAGGAGAGGGTAAAGGACGTTCTCGTCTTCGCTATAGAAAATGGCTTTCCGGAATCGAGAGCTGCATTGATTACTAAATTTATGTCGAAGCGCCATGTGAAGAAATCTTTAAAGCTAATACCGCTAAGGGATGGAGACGTTATCGAGGTTGACGACTATAGATTCAAGTGTATTGAAACTCCAGGTCATACATGTGGCCACATATGTCTTTACGACCAAGAGAAAAGAATGTTCATTAGCGGAGACCACATTTTAAAGGACATAACCCCCAACATCTCCTCGTGGAGCTATGAAGAGGATGTGTTAAGCACATATCTTCATAGTCTCAAAAGAACTTACGAAATAGACGCTCATCTCGTGCTTCCAGGTCACGGAAGTACCTTCATAGGTCTAAGAAAGAGGGTTCTTGAACTTATAAATCACTACAAGTGCAGGCTACTCGAAATATTGAATGTGATTGGTCATCGAAGCTGTAATGCTTACTGGATAACAACTAAAATAAAGTGGGATAAGCAACCCTCCTTTTGGAATCACGTGTTAAACTTGCAAGAGTGGCTAGCTTTCGGGGAAACGTTGGCATGCTTAAACTTCTTGGTAAAGCTCGGAGTTGTGGAAAGGAGAATGTTAAGGAACAAGGCTTTCTATAACATAGTAAATATCAATGCGTTTGAGGAATTGAATAACTTTTTCTCAAGACTCTATAGCATGCTGACACCTCAGGAAGTTAATAAAGGCTCTTGCTCGACATCGTAA
- a CDS encoding electron transfer flavoprotein subunit beta/FixA family protein, with amino-acid sequence MNIIVCVKHVPKCAEAEIRIDSTGKDIERQGLVYDINEWDDYAVEEAVRIKEKFGGTVTVVTVGPEEANSTLRKCLARGADNAIRVYDPKLIGSDPYVIAKVLYKVIKNLQFDLILTGVMAEDDGSAIVGPVLAEFLKIPHATMVKKIEFKDQKVAIVHRELEGGLMEVVEVKLPALFTIQTGINEPRYVSILGIRRAMQKEIKVLGLKDLGLDESEVGYAGSWTMIDKLFIPPAEKVCQYLKGSPEEVATQILGILKSRGLL; translated from the coding sequence ATGAACATAATAGTGTGTGTTAAACATGTTCCGAAGTGCGCTGAAGCTGAGATAAGGATAGATTCTACGGGGAAAGATATAGAGAGACAAGGTTTAGTCTACGATATAAATGAATGGGACGATTATGCTGTCGAAGAAGCTGTACGAATAAAGGAGAAATTTGGGGGGACGGTGACCGTCGTAACTGTAGGCCCAGAAGAGGCTAACAGCACCTTACGAAAGTGCTTAGCTCGTGGTGCGGATAATGCGATAAGAGTTTACGATCCAAAGCTGATAGGCTCAGATCCCTACGTTATAGCCAAGGTACTGTACAAGGTCATTAAGAACTTACAATTTGATCTAATATTGACTGGTGTGATGGCAGAGGATGACGGTAGTGCCATTGTTGGCCCTGTGCTTGCAGAATTCCTCAAGATCCCACACGCAACCATGGTGAAGAAGATCGAGTTCAAGGATCAGAAGGTAGCTATCGTGCATCGAGAACTTGAAGGAGGTCTCATGGAGGTTGTGGAGGTAAAGCTACCTGCACTCTTCACCATTCAGACTGGCATTAATGAACCAAGATATGTCTCAATACTAGGTATTCGTAGGGCCATGCAGAAGGAGATAAAGGTTCTAGGTCTTAAAGACCTAGGTCTAGACGAAAGCGAGGTTGGTTATGCTGGATCTTGGACCATGATAGACAAGCTCTTCATACCGCCCGCTGAAAAAGTATGTCAGTACCTTAAAGGTAGTCCAGAGGAGGTAGCAACTCAAATTCTAGGAATATTAAAGTCGAGGGGGTTACTCTAA
- a CDS encoding electron transfer flavoprotein subunit alpha/FixB family protein, which produces MDGILVLAEHRQQQLRDVTFEMLTKGRDLADKMNTTLTAVILGKNIKELAKPLTEYADKVFVVEHDLLENFVSDYYQSALTYLIDQEKPLLTMIAHSSIGMELAPRLAVALNIPLATDCIDLAFEDNRLVVTRQIYGGKINARVIVRKADRYIVTARQAAFKAQKPPRPINGQIIEIPYQPPSEEIKKRFLELVTPPPGAVDISSAALVIGVGRGIKDKSNIPMVEELAQMLGGVVGCSRPIVDKGWMPPERQIGQSGKSIKPKVYLALGISGAFQHLVGIKSAEVVIAVNKDPNAPIFGHADYGVVDDLFKIVPALKKKIAEVRGG; this is translated from the coding sequence ATGGATGGGATCCTCGTCTTAGCCGAGCATAGACAGCAACAGTTGAGGGACGTCACGTTCGAGATGCTAACTAAAGGTAGAGACTTAGCTGATAAAATGAACACCACGTTAACAGCAGTGATACTAGGCAAGAACATAAAGGAGCTGGCAAAACCACTAACGGAATATGCTGATAAAGTCTTCGTTGTAGAGCACGATTTGCTTGAAAACTTCGTTTCCGATTACTATCAGAGCGCGCTTACGTATTTAATTGACCAGGAGAAGCCGCTGCTCACCATGATCGCGCATTCTTCAATAGGCATGGAGCTAGCCCCAAGACTTGCTGTAGCCCTTAATATTCCCTTAGCAACGGACTGCATAGATCTAGCATTTGAAGATAACAGACTTGTAGTCACACGTCAAATATATGGTGGAAAGATCAATGCAAGGGTCATCGTTCGAAAGGCTGACAGGTACATAGTGACTGCCCGTCAAGCTGCTTTTAAAGCTCAGAAACCACCACGTCCAATAAACGGGCAGATAATTGAGATACCATATCAACCTCCTAGCGAAGAGATTAAGAAGCGCTTCTTGGAACTTGTAACTCCACCACCAGGTGCAGTTGACATATCAAGTGCAGCCCTGGTTATAGGCGTAGGCAGAGGAATAAAGGACAAGAGCAACATACCCATGGTCGAGGAGCTGGCTCAAATGCTTGGTGGAGTTGTAGGCTGCTCACGTCCAATAGTTGATAAAGGTTGGATGCCCCCTGAGAGGCAGATAGGACAATCGGGTAAGTCCATTAAGCCAAAGGTATACCTAGCTCTTGGGATAAGTGGAGCCTTCCAGCATCTCGTCGGAATAAAATCTGCTGAAGTGGTAATAGCTGTAAACAAAGACCCGAATGCGCCCATATTCGGTCATGCAGACTACGGAGTCGTAGATGACCTCTTTAAGATAGTACCAGCATTAAAGAAGAAGATAGCTGAAGTACGTGGAGGCTAG
- a CDS encoding (Fe-S)-binding protein, with translation MSLQEIVQKNNLLQCIQCGICTGSCPIAVKTSLNIRKYMREAAVLRRLIIRPQNEVWGCTTCGTCSSRCPKQLKPYEFLVDIRSIVVEKGEVAPTIRDALESVYLNGNPWGRGRGKRVEWARDLNVRHISQGVDVLYYVGCTTAYDPRVQNIARSLVKSLSAANLSFGILGEEENCCGSEVYHIGEKGLFEFLVEENMKLFSSYSVKQIVTNCPHGFDVFKNKYPKESDLEVWHHSQLLARLIDEGKLSPSKRVDKRVIYHDPCYLGKRNKIFEEPRKVIESIKGITLLEFDRSRNRSLCCEGGGGRMWFDVPGPRLAELRVKEAVEVGADIIAVACPFCMLTMEDAVKTTGNEEKIQVMDIAELLALAL, from the coding sequence GTGAGTCTTCAAGAAATCGTGCAGAAAAATAATCTTTTGCAATGCATTCAGTGTGGTATTTGTACCGGAAGCTGCCCTATAGCTGTTAAGACTAGCTTAAACATCAGGAAGTACATGCGCGAAGCTGCGGTCTTGAGGAGACTTATAATTCGTCCTCAAAATGAGGTTTGGGGTTGTACAACGTGCGGTACTTGTAGTTCTCGCTGTCCAAAGCAGTTAAAGCCCTATGAATTCTTGGTGGACATTAGAAGCATAGTAGTTGAGAAAGGAGAAGTTGCTCCGACGATTAGGGATGCTCTTGAGAGCGTATATTTAAATGGAAATCCCTGGGGTAGAGGTCGTGGAAAGCGAGTCGAGTGGGCTCGCGATTTAAATGTTAGGCATATATCTCAAGGAGTTGATGTGCTCTATTACGTTGGCTGCACGACCGCTTACGATCCGAGAGTACAAAACATTGCAAGGAGTCTCGTTAAGAGCTTAAGCGCGGCGAACCTGAGCTTCGGGATACTAGGTGAGGAAGAGAATTGCTGTGGAAGTGAGGTTTACCACATAGGCGAGAAGGGTCTCTTTGAATTTCTCGTCGAAGAGAACATGAAGCTCTTCAGCAGTTATAGTGTGAAGCAAATAGTAACTAATTGTCCTCATGGCTTCGACGTCTTTAAGAATAAGTATCCTAAAGAGAGTGACTTAGAGGTTTGGCATCATAGCCAGCTTCTTGCAAGATTAATTGATGAAGGAAAGCTATCTCCTTCAAAGAGGGTCGACAAGAGGGTTATTTACCACGATCCCTGCTATCTCGGTAAGCGAAACAAAATCTTTGAAGAGCCAAGGAAAGTGATTGAAAGCATAAAGGGCATCACTCTTTTAGAATTCGATCGTTCGAGGAATAGAAGTCTATGTTGCGAAGGTGGTGGTGGGAGAATGTGGTTCGACGTTCCGGGACCACGCTTAGCCGAGCTCCGTGTAAAGGAGGCTGTTGAGGTCGGTGCGGACATCATAGCAGTGGCGTGTCCATTTTGCATGCTTACGATGGAGGACGCTGTTAAGACTACCGGGAATGAAGAGAAAATTCAAGTAATGGACATAGCCGAATTGCTAGCATTAGCTTTGTGA
- a CDS encoding FAD-dependent oxidoreductase, protein MTLSNALKYCWRSKALVRVGIFACECGGSISEIIDFKSIIESAERLKDVVVAKRYNNLCSREGQDALMEDLKKYNLDRVVIASCSPRIHLVTFQNVLEKAGLNPFMLEVVNIREQVSWVHGPKQNPKATLKAINLIRGGYERSLHLKPIEEIRERYLQEVLVVGGGIAGITAALELASLGLKVHVVERKPSIGGNMAKLTKLFPTLDYAQSILRPKLVSVWKNPNIDLLTCSEVKNVSGHPGNYVVQVRKNPRGVDVEKCIGCGICVSVCPVTVPDEFNEGLSTRKAIYMEYPEAIPPAYVIDFNSCTKCGECEKVCPTKAINLKDEGGDVELNVGAIILAPGYELYDAKRLECYGYGIYKDVITMMALERLISRSGPTGGSLKRADGSDVRKIAIALCAGSRDKNHVPYCSRICCMYSIKQAYILKKMYGLDVTVYYIDIRAAGKGYEDLYWKAQEEGVVFIRGRVAEIYRGRDGKLVVRAEDTLTGEVREDEYDMVALAVPIVPPRGLKELAEKMKIPLDEQGFIVEKHPKTDPVDSNISGIFACGCALGPKDIRDTISEALAASARAASFLRSGYVTTGLEKAIVISEQCNGCGICVKTCPVGAITMSMGKAEIIPSYCTGCGMCISSCPQEAIELKGATTQQLLATLRGILANKRSDEVRIVAFVDRDDGYTSIDFLGLDRANYPESIYIVPIPSTAMLKNKIVLAAFAYGADGVLILEGDEKVYEKFTRDRAAEVMKELEKLGIEPERVEHSCIPPMVYKKIRELFTSFTEKVIKLGPLPQAKCLELKQRMNL, encoded by the coding sequence TTGACACTCTCTAATGCACTCAAGTACTGCTGGAGGTCGAAGGCATTGGTAAGGGTCGGCATCTTTGCATGTGAGTGTGGAGGTAGTATCAGTGAGATTATAGACTTTAAGTCCATTATAGAGTCAGCTGAGAGGTTAAAGGATGTTGTCGTAGCTAAGCGGTATAACAATTTATGTTCGAGGGAAGGTCAAGATGCCCTAATGGAGGACTTGAAGAAGTATAACCTTGATAGGGTTGTTATAGCTTCGTGTTCGCCGAGGATCCACTTAGTAACGTTTCAAAACGTGTTAGAAAAAGCCGGGTTAAACCCGTTCATGTTAGAGGTTGTAAACATACGTGAGCAAGTTTCTTGGGTTCATGGACCTAAGCAGAATCCAAAGGCTACTTTAAAAGCCATTAATCTGATAAGAGGAGGCTATGAACGAAGCCTCCACTTAAAACCAATTGAGGAGATTAGAGAGAGGTATCTACAAGAGGTTTTAGTGGTTGGTGGCGGTATAGCTGGTATAACAGCAGCTCTTGAACTTGCAAGCTTGGGCCTCAAAGTACACGTAGTAGAAAGGAAGCCCAGTATTGGCGGGAACATGGCTAAGCTTACCAAATTATTCCCAACCCTCGATTATGCTCAAAGTATCTTGAGACCCAAATTGGTTAGCGTTTGGAAGAACCCTAACATAGATCTGCTAACATGCTCTGAGGTGAAGAACGTCAGTGGTCATCCAGGTAATTACGTGGTTCAAGTACGCAAAAATCCAAGAGGAGTCGATGTTGAGAAGTGCATAGGCTGTGGGATCTGTGTAAGTGTATGTCCAGTAACAGTACCAGACGAGTTTAACGAGGGCTTGTCTACTAGAAAGGCCATATACATGGAGTATCCAGAAGCTATTCCTCCAGCATATGTCATAGACTTCAATTCATGCACTAAGTGTGGAGAATGTGAAAAAGTCTGCCCAACAAAGGCAATAAACTTAAAGGATGAGGGTGGAGACGTCGAGTTAAATGTTGGTGCGATAATACTGGCACCTGGCTACGAGCTTTATGATGCAAAGAGGCTTGAATGCTATGGCTATGGCATATACAAGGACGTTATAACTATGATGGCACTAGAGAGACTTATCTCTAGAAGCGGCCCTACAGGAGGCTCTTTGAAGAGAGCTGATGGAAGTGATGTGCGTAAAATAGCCATAGCTCTATGTGCCGGGTCTAGAGATAAAAACCACGTTCCTTATTGTAGCCGGATATGTTGCATGTACTCCATAAAGCAAGCCTACATATTAAAGAAGATGTACGGACTCGACGTGACGGTCTACTACATAGACATAAGAGCTGCTGGAAAAGGTTACGAAGACCTCTACTGGAAAGCGCAAGAGGAAGGCGTAGTATTCATACGTGGAAGAGTAGCTGAGATTTACAGAGGTCGTGATGGAAAGCTTGTGGTTAGAGCTGAAGACACTCTCACAGGAGAAGTTAGAGAAGATGAGTATGATATGGTAGCGCTGGCAGTACCGATAGTTCCACCACGTGGATTAAAAGAGCTCGCCGAGAAAATGAAGATTCCATTAGACGAACAAGGTTTCATCGTAGAGAAGCATCCAAAGACAGATCCAGTTGACTCGAATATTTCCGGTATATTTGCTTGCGGCTGCGCTCTTGGGCCTAAGGACATTAGAGACACGATTTCAGAGGCTTTAGCTGCTTCAGCGAGAGCAGCATCTTTCTTAAGGAGTGGTTATGTGACTACAGGCTTGGAAAAAGCGATCGTGATTTCGGAGCAGTGTAATGGTTGCGGGATTTGTGTGAAAACATGCCCAGTAGGCGCCATTACAATGAGCATGGGGAAGGCTGAGATTATTCCATCTTACTGTACTGGCTGTGGCATGTGCATCTCCTCGTGTCCTCAAGAAGCCATAGAGCTTAAAGGAGCAACAACACAACAGCTACTAGCCACATTGAGAGGAATACTTGCTAACAAGCGATCCGATGAGGTGAGGATAGTAGCGTTCGTCGATAGGGATGATGGTTATACAAGCATTGACTTCTTAGGGCTAGACCGAGCGAACTATCCAGAGAGCATATACATAGTTCCCATACCATCAACGGCGATGCTTAAGAACAAGATAGTATTGGCAGCTTTTGCCTATGGCGCGGATGGCGTACTGATATTAGAGGGAGACGAAAAGGTTTACGAGAAATTCACGAGGGATAGAGCCGCTGAGGTAATGAAAGAGCTAGAGAAGCTAGGAATAGAGCCTGAGAGGGTTGAACATAGTTGCATACCACCGATGGTCTACAAGAAGATTAGAGAGCTCTTCACCTCCTTTACTGAAAAAGTGATAAAGCTAGGACCATTACCTCAAGCTAAGTGCTTAGAGCTAAAGCAGAGGATGAATCTATAG
- a CDS encoding superoxide dismutase produces MEIAKFYVLPQLPYGYGDLRPYMSEEQLRIHHTVHHQAYVNGANAILKRLDASRKDNVDIDVKAVLKELSWNVGGHLLHSLFWKNLAPPGKGGGKPGGKLANLIDSEFGSFERFRKEFTQAALTVEGSGWAALTICRQTGRLMIMQIEKHNINVYPTFPILMVLDVFEHAYYIDYKNRRADFVEAFWNIVDWDEVDKRLEEHLY; encoded by the coding sequence TTGGAGATTGCTAAGTTCTATGTTTTGCCTCAGCTACCTTATGGATACGGCGATTTAAGACCGTACATGTCTGAAGAGCAACTACGTATACATCACACAGTGCATCATCAAGCTTATGTTAATGGGGCTAATGCCATACTTAAGAGGTTAGATGCTTCTCGCAAAGATAACGTGGACATAGACGTGAAGGCTGTCTTAAAAGAGCTCTCATGGAATGTTGGAGGACACCTACTGCACTCACTATTCTGGAAGAACCTTGCTCCACCAGGTAAAGGCGGTGGCAAGCCTGGTGGGAAATTAGCAAACCTCATTGATAGCGAGTTTGGAAGCTTTGAGAGGTTCAGGAAGGAGTTTACTCAGGCTGCGCTAACTGTCGAGGGCTCAGGGTGGGCTGCTCTGACAATATGTAGACAGACTGGACGCTTAATGATAATGCAAATAGAGAAGCATAACATCAACGTTTACCCAACCTTTCCTATATTAATGGTCCTGGACGTCTTTGAGCACGCCTATTACATCGACTACAAGAATAGAAGGGCAGACTTTGTCGAAGCCTTCTGGAACATAGTTGATTGGGACGAAGTTGATAAAAGACTTGAAGAACACCTCTATTAA
- the rpiA gene encoding ribose-5-phosphate isomerase RpiA, whose amino-acid sequence MKLLSAIRSKEVGMDLMSIEECKERSARAALVEVRSGMILGLGTGSTVEHFASLLSNEVKRGLKIKVVPTSHHSTQLALKYGFEVLPIEVVDEVDLVVDGADEVDRKLNMIKGRGAALAREKVVACMASRRVYIVSYDKVVDKLCSTKPVPVEVLPFACNYVMKKLRELGGKPELREAGRFKDGPLVTDNGNFIIDVYFKPLDDPYELELKIKRIPGVVEVGLFCGIADVIYVGRPDGLEILTRR is encoded by the coding sequence GTGAAGCTACTTTCGGCTATTAGAAGTAAGGAAGTGGGGATGGATCTAATGAGCATTGAGGAATGTAAAGAGAGATCAGCTAGAGCAGCATTGGTTGAAGTACGGAGTGGAATGATTCTGGGGCTTGGAACAGGTTCCACTGTGGAGCACTTCGCATCACTTCTAAGTAATGAGGTTAAGAGAGGTTTAAAAATCAAGGTCGTCCCCACATCTCATCACTCGACTCAATTGGCTTTAAAGTATGGCTTCGAAGTCCTACCGATAGAGGTCGTGGATGAAGTGGACCTAGTAGTTGATGGAGCCGATGAGGTTGATCGAAAACTCAACATGATTAAGGGCAGGGGGGCTGCTTTAGCTAGAGAAAAAGTCGTTGCTTGTATGGCTTCAAGAAGGGTTTACATAGTTAGTTACGATAAAGTCGTTGACAAACTATGCTCAACAAAACCAGTGCCAGTAGAAGTCCTACCATTCGCCTGTAATTACGTCATGAAGAAGCTTAGGGAGCTTGGAGGAAAACCAGAGCTCAGAGAAGCTGGAAGATTTAAGGACGGACCACTCGTAACTGATAATGGTAACTTCATAATCGACGTGTACTTTAAGCCGTTAGATGACCCATACGAGCTCGAGTTAAAGATAAAGAGGATACCTGGTGTGGTTGAAGTAGGCTTGTTCTGTGGCATTGCTGACGTGATCTACGTTGGAAGACCCGATGGCTTAGAGATCTTAACTAGAAGATGA